A stretch of DNA from Sebastes fasciatus isolate fSebFas1 chromosome 16, fSebFas1.pri, whole genome shotgun sequence:
GTTTTCACTACTGAAGGCAGTTCTTGGGATTACCCActgaatattatattgtatatagagAGCCTAAGTTAtgccccttccagtggaccaccatgggaccttatttagAAAAAGATGAACGATAGTCAAAGTCAACATATGTATGATTAATGGCACAATtaaaacgggatcaaaaaatgatttatctctctccgttgactaccgttcatattttttcagtaATAAGGTCCCATTGTGGTCCGacagaaggggcgggacttaggctTTCTATAATGTAGTCAAACCAAATGTAAGTATGGAACaaatgaaactgaaactaaacctcCCGCTGCCGGCTCGTTAACAACACGGACGCTCTGATGACGTCTTTTAGGTGAACCGAAGTAAATTACTATCAGAACGGAGCAAACAAACGTATAAAGCAATAGACTGGCTAACTTATTACACAAAGATGCAGGCTTTTTAACAATTGGGATGGTTAAATCCCCTAAAGGTGCTTTTGGAACAAACTAAATGGCTTTTAGATTACAGTAAACAATGATGTTCTATTTGTTCCTCTTGGATATTATTGTAAGTAAGATAATATCAGGCAGTATTTGTTGACCTCCTCTGCTACAACACATATTGATTTATCGTCAGAGAGTAATCAGCTGCTTCTTTTTCATCTCAGGGCACTGAGGGTGGGGCAGACCTGGACATGATTAAGGGACTGATAGAGGACACTCTGTTCAGCACTCAGCCAGTCATGGTCCTCAACCTCAAGACTTGTGCATCCAGTCCGTTGGTGAGAAATATGAGTTTTTCGCTACCTTTGCAGCAATAAGACAAACTAATTAAGTAAATTGCTATGAGTGGATGCTCAATGATAGATCCTTTGCTCTGCACGCTCCCAGGCCCCCATGGACCATCTATCAGTGGGACTGAATTCAGTACCCCAGAGTATCTTGGTGAGACGACTACTGCTCCGGCAGCTCAGGGCGACCTTAAGTAAAGGTCAGATCTTTTTTCCCTCAGCGTCAGATCATTTCCGCCCGGCTTCCTGCAGACTGCCGAGGTCTCACCGTCTCGCTTTGTGCATGCAGGTCAGTGGTCGAGACCAGGGGAGCTGTGCTGTGTCCTGAACCTGGACCAACCCACCACAGAGAGGACGACCCGCTTCCTGTCTGTGCCCAGCAACCCCAACGCCCCGCTGGAATGGAGTGAAGAGATCGCTCTGTAAGATGGCCGCCGTGATGTCAAACTGCTGTTAATGTTTCACGATTGTGTTCATTCATGCCGACGTTAAAGGCGCTGGAAATCTCAATCAGCTGGAACAGTTTTGGTTATGTCACATTAGaggttttatttttatctctctgctcttctcGCTGATTTGAAGCGGGTGATGTCACAATATCCTGCACCATTCAGGATTTAGCAATCAGAGTCTGATGACAGTTGGTGGGTTGTTACTGTCACTGTCAGTCAAATCTGATCACCCACACACGATGAAGCAGAGtcactttattaataaataatatgactgTTGCTTATAGAGGCAGGAATATCCATGTTTTAGAACAAGATTTCAGGGGCTTTAAAGGAAAAATTGGCTAGAGTAAGAAGTCACATTATTCCAATGAATGTAATCTTGCATGGTGGGGTTTCACCTGACActgttgtttcctgtgtgttGAAGGGAGCTGGGCCTAGAGACCAAAGAGCTGAGACTAAGACTTCTGGAGCGGAACGGCAAAAGGGAACGTAAGGAAATTGCACGATAGCAATTTAGTATTGGCTGCTGCTCAGAAACCTGATCAGCAGGAATGTTCAGACTGCTTAAGCAAAATCCTCAATGCCTAAAATGCACTGTTGGCAGGCTTAGGATGTAAAACATGTCAGGAGATGCTCCCATTATGGCTACAGTGAAGAGATGGCTTTGTACAAATATGTTAAgccttctcttttttctttgaaATTTGGATAGAATTCCTGCCCGGCCAAGCGTCCATCGCCTTGGACCTCCGGTGCAAAGTTCCCACCGGACAACACACGCTGTCAATCAGCCCCGGCCACGGCTTGGCACCGAACGCTACCATCACAGCGGAGGTGAGAGACGACGAGATGCAGCGCATTCCTGTAAAAAAGCTCCTTCAAACCCGTTCTCGTGCTTTGAAGTGTACGGTTACATCATACTTTATTATCTAACATCAAGCAAGCTGGAATGAAACAAAGATTTCTCCACAAAAGGAGAGGGAGTGTTGTATAACTGCTGTCATGCCTGTGATTGCTGTCTCAGATCTCTTCTGGCCTTTTCACCAGACAActtgttgcctttttttttccttcttccaaACTACATGTTTCTTCAAATACAACATAATATCTGCTTCATTTATTATTGGTACAACTACTGTCCCTGTAATCCTGTAGCTCTCCTCCAACCTGTTATACCTGCACTGATTAGTCATCTGAAATGTCCTCTGCAGGCCCAGATGTCAGTTTAAATAAACTGCCCACCTCTTTAATAGAGTGCCAATCTCCACTACACGCTTTATTAGCTCAATGAagtttttatttactcctccAGCTGCTGTATGTGGAAACAGAGGAGCCCCGCAATGCTTTGCCACTTCGTTCCTTCCACACCCCCACCAAGAAAGTGGACGTGGACCGAACCATCATGCCAGACGGAACCATCGTCACCACGGTCACCACCGTCCAGTCTCGACTGAAACTGGACCGCAGTCCAGGTAGATGCACAGATTAAATTATAACGTTGTGCCAGGGTAGGTGTACAACAAGATGTTGTGATAATATTAACAGTGACTGATGCCCTTTCAGGCGATTCTCCTTTACGTTCGCCGTCCAAAGTGGAGGTGACTGAGAAGAAACCCACCATCCTATCAGATGGCACAAGCAGCACCAGCCCCAACCTCAGCAGTGAGTACTAGACTTGTTTTACATAACAAATGCAAAGTAGGATAAGCGGCGAGCTGCGACGTAACACGAGATGAGAGGAATGCACTTTTCAGTACACATCATGCTCTCTCAGCGCAGGTACTCCTGTCCGAAAAAAACCTTCAACAGTTTACACAAAGAAACTACTTCCTTATACAAAGCAAAGAGCACAAAGTCtgacacaataaaaaaacacaataggCCATGTTTGACAAATTTAACTATATATATGATTTCTCTTAGACATTAAGATAATGttctttttagttttagtttaatagagtttttgtatatatttcggATTTTCAAATTGACGAGCACTGCAACAAAACTCACTTCAATAGTGTGCATCCTTTTAAAACACAGTATTATCACAGTTTACTAGTATAGTGCTGATTTAcacgtgtgtgtttttgttgctcAGAGAGCAGCCGCCTCTCTAATGGCCTGGATCCCGTTGCAGAGACGGCCATTCGGCAGCTGACGGAGTCCGCCTCCAAAGTAGCGCGGAAGACACCGACGAAGAGGAGCACGCTGATCATCTCGGGCGTGTCAAAGGTCAGAGAATGGAaacaaatgtactgtatgttgttgAGTTTGTGCCATCACTGGTAAAACACCATTCatctctacttttttttttagacatacagtacagtatatttattttagtgtAATTGTTTAATCTGAAAATGTTAGTTACCCGCAcagctatttttattttaaaaaacgtatctattttttgttttttgatgatgatgatttaccAAACTTCACTCTGAGTACATGAGTCATTAACAAAGTCTACTTTTAAGGAATTTAAAATACAGTCACATAAAGCCAGACACAATGAGTTTGATCTAAATTTAGTCCGCAGTCACGGCCCCCCTACTGGTCCACATTAAAGGAGACCTGAAAGACTGTAGAAATGTACTCAGTGCAAGAAGCTAcacttgaaacttgacacaaAATTCACTTTAATGTGTCATGAAAGTTGGAAGTGTAAAAATATGACCTATTATAAGTGTTATAAGGGTTCCAATAAGCAGTTAAACACTTCCGCCACTCTTATAACCCCTTAAGAAATCATGCTTTTAAAAGGACATCAATTGATTCGATATCTAACACTCAGCAGGTTCCGCTCTCAGAGGTCGACTGTGCGTTATCGAGCAGCTACGCTGCGTCCATGGACGCAGCCATGCAGGGAAACCATTACGGGGCGGGGAATCACCAGGACCCGGATGAAACCACACCCTCCGACGTGTCGGAGCGTCCCTCCGTGGACGATGTGGAATCAGATACTGGTTCCACTGGTGCCTTGGAAACCCGCAGCCTCAAGGACCATAAAGGTAACACAGTTGTCATAGTTTGCTGTGTGCACTAAAATCATCAGAGGTTCAGTTTCCACCAACATCGTTCAGTAATGTCTTATGCTAAGTGTAAACAAAATATTCAGCTATTCAAATATTCCACATGCAAACATCTTCTATAGACTTATATAACATCAAACCTTCAGTGGAGAAATGGCTGATTTACAGGCCATGTAACATGACGGCCTCTACTGCCCTCTGGAGGTCATACTGCAGCACACAGCCAACCACACCAAAGTGGTTTTGAATGGATCTATTTGAATATCAATTTGATAAAGGAGCTATCTCATGAAGTCCCAACAGTGACGTATTCTGTCTGCTTCCTCTAGTGGGCTTCCTGCAGAGCGGGACGAAGCTGTTGTTCCGCAGAAGACATCGAGAGAAGGAGCCCTGCCTCAGCCAATCCCACGAAGACATCTCCAACATGGGCAATAACTTCTCCGCCGCCGCAACCATCAGCCGCAAAAAGTCCGGCAGCTTCTCCCGGCGTCTCATCAAGCGCTTCTCTTTCCGCTCATCAGGCAAATCAAAAGGTAAAGCTACCAACGGAGGAGCGAGCTCGCTGGATAACTGATCATCACCGTCAGGGAAGGACAAGGGTCATCCTGACTGTTTTAATGCATCTGTTATTGCTGTCAGAAGAACAACTAAACCTTGCAAGAGTCCAGTCTCTTGACAGGCTGAACCACCTCAGGCGGGTTGCCACCTGTACATCTTGAAAGGAGGATATCTCTGGGAGGGACATGATTGCACCTTCAGGACAGAAGTCATGTTTAATCACATCACTGAAGTTAAAACATGATTATGAAATCTATTTCTTTCAAGGAGAAATCTGCTGCTCGGTGAGGAGAAGGTAATAGTCACAACGAAATGTCTTGCGCCCCGTTTGAACACAAACTATAGTGGGAGTGTTTGATTGTGACCGATGGTGGAAATGCTCTTAAACTATTTAATGATATAAAATGCCAGGATGATGCTATTGGTTGCACTttggactgttttttttaaacaaaacatgtaaaattCCTGAGTTGTATAACggtaatttattattatgtggTTCTCATGAAACAAGTGCTATTTATTTCACCCCCAAAAAACAAGTAATCATAGTTGCATTACACTGTAAAATAGAGAcattgctgtgtgttttttccatgaaaatgtaattttaaacaCATAGTTTAAGTAAGTTAACAAAAAATCAGTCTTAATCTAGCAGTCCAGTCATAATTGCTTATACATTGGTTTTAGAATGTTGTTCAATGTTGTATCTTATATAAGAAGCAGAAAAGgtaatgtatttattgtactttttttattttataaaaggtACTCTCTATGGAATATCATAATGCATTTCAGTTTGCTTTTGAATCTTCAACCAGCCAGGATCACTTCAAGCTGCGCAATACGTTTAAACTTAAACACATGATCAGGTCTTTCTCTCCTTGTGGCTCCTGTTGACTTCAATTAAGTCAAAAGTGCATCTACGCGCATTATAGAGACATCAGTTGATGCTCATGTGGACATTTCATTATTGCAATAACTATCATTATTGTGCAGCAAGTCTGCATATACTGTGTGAAATCATTTACAGGAAATGCTGACATGTGATCAGCGCATAATCATTAACTAAACAAAGCAAAACCCTATTCTGTATTAACATCAGGAGCATTATCATAATGGGTTTGTTGTTAAATATATACAAGTATCACATGAGTAACAACACTGCAACTGTTCTGCAGTTTAGATTGGAAAGAAAATGAACTTTGAGGTCTCGGGGAGGTTTTCAGAGATGCTCTGCTGCTGAGGCATCGCGAGCAACGAGATTGTCAACATTTCTGATGAGGTGATGGGTGGAGTGGACATACTCAGGGCTACAAATGAAACTGCTACTAATATATGAGAAAACCTGCTGCACCATTCAAAAGCAAACAGAACCGGTATGTAAAAATGTACAGACATTTTtggccatttgtgtttttgtcagagAAAATCAAAAATCTTTAACTGACTGCATTGATTATGGGACTTCAGAACAACCAAACTGAATGAGTTTGACGACATTTTCAGGGTTATTTGCATCaataaaatgctgtttaaagGGATCACAGAGATGGAGGCGCTGCTGTCAAACAGACCATGTGCTTTAAAAAACTACAACCAATTGAAAATGCTGAAGAAATGAACAAAGCCACTTCATTGTCTAAAAGGCACGTATGGCTGGAATGTGAAACAGCAAGCGGCTGCAAAATTTAAGATATGTAGGATTTCTGTTGTTATATttgaaatgtttaatttattgcaaataaattatttttggaGCATCACTAGATTACTTCTGGcgatttcattttattttgttcagGAGGTAACATACATTTTTCATCCTTTGTTTTATTGCGTTAACACAAAATATCTGCTTGTGTACAGCTACTTGGGTTCAAATGAGCCAACATTGTCATAAAAGGCAGCCAAATTACCTCTTACACATACCGTTCATTTTATATCTGCTCAGTGTGAGAGTTTGTGTGGCTCCAGGATGtcattagatagatagatagatagatagatagatagatagtaccATTATTGATCTCGAGGGAAATTcgagtttccagcatcacagttccatagtgcaaaacatgctagtaaaaaggcagtaaaaagatagtagtaaaaagtacaaaaaatataccagatataaaaatacaaggagatgaagaaaactgttaaaagttaatatagtgcagggtaacagctgtgatacacaactattaaaaaagtgaatatagtgcagaagagactgttaaaaatgagtatagtgcagggtaactccagtagcttagtctatgaaagtgcactgtgtgcattattatctgtatatatatatatgtctattaaagtgcactttatatacatatataaatatatgtatataaatatatatatgtctattaaagtgcactgtgtgaattatctatatatatctatatctatataaatatgaatatatatatatatgtctattaaagtgcactgtgtgcattttctgtataaatatatatatattaatatttatatgtatatatatattaatatttatatgtatatatatatatttatatgtatataaatatatatatatattaatatttatatgtatatatatatatttatatgtatataaatatatatatatacatataaatatatatgtatataaatatatatatattaatatttgtatatatatatatttatatgtatataaatatatatatatatataaatatatttatatgtatataaatatacatatttatatgtatataaatatatatacatataaatacacatatatactgtatatagcacCAATGTTTATAAATTCTGCATTAGATTTGCTGTACTTTCCCTGCACATATGTATAAAAGCGCCAAAACACTTGAAGCTGGAGGGAAGCCAGCTGATTGGtcttctctgtcctccctcttTATATATGACCACTCACAACAAGCAGGGAAAACAACAGCCAATCACCTTTGTTTCTTTCTTAAACCTCACCGTGATTGGTTGGAGGTCAGAGCAGCTGCACCAATAGCTGCTAACTTCCTGTCCCCTTTGACCTCTCACAGCCAATCACATTAGAGTCCTGTCTGGAACAAGCCAATCACGTTATAGGGCGGGACTAAGCTGGAGGTTTATATCCGGGGTTGTGAGATCGAGCAGACATTTCATCCTTTGCAGCGTCTGTTTGTGGAGAAGAAGCTGAACATCTCACCATGTCTGGACGAGGAAAGACCGGAGCGAAGACCCGTGCTAAGGCCAAGACCCGCAGCTCCCGAGCCGGGCTCCAGTTCCCGGTCGGCCGCGTCCACCGCCTCCTCCGGAAGGGAAACTACGCGGAGCGAGTCGGAGCCGGAGCTCCGGTGTACCTGGCGGCCGTGCTGGAGTACCTCACCGCGGAGATCCTGGAGCTGGCTGGGAACGCAGCTAGAGACAACAAGAAGACCAGGATCATACCCAGGCACCTGCAGCTGGCTGTCCGCAACGACGAGGAGCTGAACAAGCTGCTGGGTGGAGTGACCATCGCTCAGGGAGGAGTGCTGCCCAACATCCAGGCGGTGCTGCTGCCAAAGAAGACCGGAGGAGCTGCAGCGAGCTCCGGCAAGGCGGGAGGGAAGAAGGCCTCCTCTCAGTCTCAGGAGTACTAGACTAGCTGGCTAGTAACTTTAACCCCAAAAGGCCCTTTTAAGGGCCACCCACCCCTCATTGAAAGATCAGAGTTCCTTTTActgtttcactttttttgcatttttatttaaataaatgcttGTTTTTGTAAAAGTGGTCTGCACCATTTGTTTAGTCAGGCTCACTGCAACTACATGCCTTTTTCAGGGGTCCACCAGACCTCGACAGGCCAGAGCTTCCTGCTTTTATAATGTGCATTTTGGGCCTCTACTCATTCAGCAGGTTTAGGAACATATCATGGTACTCAGTAACTGACAGGCACCCTGCAACAGGACATGCAGGTTGATGTGGTTCTGCTTCTTTCTAGCAGGAGATTATGCAAACTGGGTTATAGATTACCCAATCTTATCATTTAAATGAACAAATTCTCTGCCACATGGCATTTAACACACTTATTCTTTGCCAAAAGCATCGTAAGTCTCTTCAGTCCAACAATGATCCCTGATTCTCCAGTTCATTAAATGCACCTAGCTAGTCTGCCTTCAGCTGACCTTGACAGGCCATAGTttcctgctttataatgtgcaTTTTGAGCCTCTAGTTTTCTATGCACAAGCACTACTCATTCAGCAGGTCTAGGATAACATCATGGGCCCCAGTAACTGACATGCACTCTGCAGCAGGACCTGCAGGTTGCTGTTGATCTGGTTCTTTCTAACATGAgacaatgcagtttttttttgtgcaaactGGGCTAGAGATGAACAAATTCTCCAGTACATAGCATTTAACATATTGCAGTTCAAATTATTCTTTGCTAAAAGCATAGCAAGAGTAAAGTCTCTTCAGTCCAACAATGATCCCTGATTCTCCAGTTCATTAAATGCACATAGCTAGTCAGCCTTCACCAGACCTTGACAGGCCAAAGCTTCCTGCTTTTATAATGTGCATTTTGAGCCTATACGTTTCTATATCCAGCACTATTCATTCAGCAGGTCTAGGATAACATCATGGCCCCCAGTAACTGACAGGCACTGCAGGCTCTTGTTGCAGAGTCTGCAGGTTGCTGTTGATCTGGTTCTTTCTAGCatgattcaagagttttatttgtcacgtactcTTACAGGATGTGCAGTGAAATGTAAAGTGGCAGTGCTCACGAGATCATGCAAAACATCAACtgtacaaatatttaaaaaatgtaagaatTGTAGGGACAATGGCAATATTTACAGTGAGAGGGGTCTATGAACAATATGGAATATAGATATAAGTGAGTGACTAGAATggtaatgagtgtgtgtgtgtgcactgtatgtggccctatgtgtgtgtgtgtgtgatgtgtgtggaTAAGGGGGGCAGCTGAGATGATGCAGTTTTTGTGCAAACTGGGTTATAGATGAGAAAATTCTCCAGTACATAGCATTTAACACATTACAGTTCAAATTATTCTTCGCTAAAAGCATAGCAAGAGTAAAGTCTCTTCAGTCCAACAATGATCCCTGATTCTCCAGTTCATTAAATGtacctagctaaaactaattcAGTATAGTCCAACCAATAAGTCATACCTTCAAGAACGACATACTGTTCACTTTTTGTTGAAACTGGTGTCCTTTCGGAGGCTGTGGTGCAGTAATCTTTTATCCATCCCAACTGAAACACGGGGAAGTACCACAAATTACAGCCTCCAAAAGGACAATGTTGAATGATTTCAATAAGAACTGAACATAGCCTTTATGAAGGTAGGATTCATGGCAGCTCTGTTGTATTAAACTGCATTAGTTGCAGTTAAGTGTACCTAAGAAACTGACAACTGCCTGTATGATGATGTATAAACACCTTTTTAGATTTAGGGCAAGTCGAACCGGTCTGTGGGATTTCATTCGTTAAAACAGTTGTCTTCAGGTGTCCTGAATAGAGTGGTTTTGCATCTGTGTGGTTAAAGGCTGCACAACACAGTAACGgttgtttctgctgcagctccagGTGTTTCCTTGTTCCATTTGAAGAAACAAACAACTTGCAGCCAGTTTACGCTACAAACATGAGCACATCTGATCAAGTATATGTGGCTCCAGTGCAGCAGGCATTCCACTGTGAATTAATTTAATCCTCAATAATGCACTCTAAATATAAACTCCATCCAAATGTATAGGATATGAGATAGAAATTGGGCAGTAAATCATTAATTCAAGCAAGATCCGTTCTGTTACATGAGACAAAAGCCTGTAGAAGCATTTTAATAAAGTTCCAGTATATCATGAAtcatttttggtattgtattAAGATTACCATA
This window harbors:
- the c2cd2l gene encoding phospholipid transfer protein C2CD2L isoform X4, which translates into the protein MELQELGWLCLVGLFLTSLLIVLGWLCQYLLSVLRLWGSRKTACRQQDSRGAACQQQLSLTQQSQAGGVWDFLLKLRASRDGGPAPEAGVKGLLTSLFSFKSFREHWQRTWVKALNEQACRHGSSVQITFDSSLQLTAASAIDSVTCTDQSAHRMVLHCKCWVDTVTFPVTVTQQSHAAVSMDTYQITIAPMVAKVVVCLEEVEDEGLLMSWTLSKQPSFTLTASPCKLQRQGTEGGADLDMIKGLIEDTLFSTQPVMVLNLKTCASSPLAPMDHLSVGLNSVPQSILVRRLLLRQLRATLSKGQWSRPGELCCVLNLDQPTTERTTRFLSVPSNPNAPLEWSEEIALELGLETKELRLRLLERNGKREQFLPGQASIALDLRCKVPTGQHTLSISPGHGLAPNATITAELLYVETEEPRNALPLRSFHTPTKKVDVDRTIMPDGTIVTTVTTVQSRLKLDRSPGDSPLRSPSKVEVTEKKPTILSDGTSSTSPNLSKTAIRQLTESASKVARKTPTKRSTLIISGVSKVPLSEVDCALSSSYAASMDAAMQGNHYGAGNHQDPDETTPSDVSERPSVDDVESDTGSTGALETRSLKDHKVGFLQSGTKLLFRRRHREKEPCLSQSHEDISNMGNNFSAAATISRKKSGSFSRRLIKRFSFRSSGKSKGKATNGGASSLDN
- the c2cd2l gene encoding phospholipid transfer protein C2CD2L isoform X3 encodes the protein MELQELGWLCLVGLFLTSLLIVLGWLCQYLLSVLRLWGSRKTACRQQDSRGAACQQQLSLTQQSQAGGVWDFLLKLRASRDGGPAPEAGVKGLLTSLFSFKSFREHWQRTWVKALNEQACRHGSSVQITFDSSLQLTAASAIDSVTCTDQSAHRMVLHCKCWVDTVTFPVTVTQQSHAAVSMDTYQITIAPMVAKVVVCLEEVEDEGLLMSWTLSKQPSFTLTASPCKLQRQGTEGGADLDMIKGLIEDTLFSTQPVMVLNLKTCASSPLAPMDHLSVGLNSVPQSILVRRLLLRQLRATLSKGQWSRPGELCCVLNLDQPTTERTTRFLSVPSNPNAPLEWSEEIALELGLETKELRLRLLERNGKREQFLPGQASIALDLRCKVPTGQHTLSISPGHGLAPNATITAELLYVETEEPRNALPLRSFHTPTKKVDVDRTIMPDGTIVTTVTTVQSRLKLDRSPGDSPLRSPSKVEVTEKKPTILSDGTSSTSPNLSKTAIRQLTESASKVARKTPTKRSTLIISGVSKQVPLSEVDCALSSSYAASMDAAMQGNHYGAGNHQDPDETTPSDVSERPSVDDVESDTGSTGALETRSLKDHKVGFLQSGTKLLFRRRHREKEPCLSQSHEDISNMGNNFSAAATISRKKSGSFSRRLIKRFSFRSSGKSKGKATNGGASSLDN
- the c2cd2l gene encoding phospholipid transfer protein C2CD2L isoform X1 encodes the protein MELQELGWLCLVGLFLTSLLIVLGWLCQYLLSVLRLWGSRKTACRQQDSRGAACQQQLSLTQQSQAGGVWDFLLKLRASRDGGPAPEAGVKGLLTSLFSFKSFREHWQRTWVKALNEQACRHGSSVQITFDSSLQLTAASAIDSVTCTDQSAHRMVLHCKCWVDTVTFPVTVTQQSHAAVSMDTYQITIAPMVAKVVVCLEEVEDEGLLMSWTLSKQPSFTLTASPCKLQRQGTEGGADLDMIKGLIEDTLFSTQPVMVLNLKTCASSPLAPMDHLSVGLNSVPQSILVRRLLLRQLRATLSKGQWSRPGELCCVLNLDQPTTERTTRFLSVPSNPNAPLEWSEEIALELGLETKELRLRLLERNGKREQFLPGQASIALDLRCKVPTGQHTLSISPGHGLAPNATITAELLYVETEEPRNALPLRSFHTPTKKVDVDRTIMPDGTIVTTVTTVQSRLKLDRSPGDSPLRSPSKVEVTEKKPTILSDGTSSTSPNLSKSSRLSNGLDPVAETAIRQLTESASKVARKTPTKRSTLIISGVSKQVPLSEVDCALSSSYAASMDAAMQGNHYGAGNHQDPDETTPSDVSERPSVDDVESDTGSTGALETRSLKDHKVGFLQSGTKLLFRRRHREKEPCLSQSHEDISNMGNNFSAAATISRKKSGSFSRRLIKRFSFRSSGKSKGKATNGGASSLDN
- the h2ax gene encoding histone H2AX, which produces MSGRGKTGAKTRAKAKTRSSRAGLQFPVGRVHRLLRKGNYAERVGAGAPVYLAAVLEYLTAEILELAGNAARDNKKTRIIPRHLQLAVRNDEELNKLLGGVTIAQGGVLPNIQAVLLPKKTGGAAASSGKAGGKKASSQSQEY
- the c2cd2l gene encoding phospholipid transfer protein C2CD2L isoform X2, with translation MELQELGWLCLVGLFLTSLLIVLGWLCQYLLSVLRLWGSRKTACRQQDSRGAACQQQLSLTQQSQAGGVWDFLLKLRASRDGGPAPEAGVKGLLTSLFSFKSFREHWQRTWVKALNEQACRHGSSVQITFDSSLQLTAASAIDSVTCTDQSAHRMVLHCKCWVDTVTFPVTVTQQSHAAVSMDTYQITIAPMVAKVVVCLEEVEDEGLLMSWTLSKQPSFTLTASPCKLQRQGTEGGADLDMIKGLIEDTLFSTQPVMVLNLKTCASSPLAPMDHLSVGLNSVPQSILVRRLLLRQLRATLSKGQWSRPGELCCVLNLDQPTTERTTRFLSVPSNPNAPLEWSEEIALELGLETKELRLRLLERNGKREQFLPGQASIALDLRCKVPTGQHTLSISPGHGLAPNATITAELLYVETEEPRNALPLRSFHTPTKKVDVDRTIMPDGTIVTTVTTVQSRLKLDRSPGDSPLRSPSKVEVTEKKPTILSDGTSSTSPNLSKSSRLSNGLDPVAETAIRQLTESASKVARKTPTKRSTLIISGVSKVPLSEVDCALSSSYAASMDAAMQGNHYGAGNHQDPDETTPSDVSERPSVDDVESDTGSTGALETRSLKDHKVGFLQSGTKLLFRRRHREKEPCLSQSHEDISNMGNNFSAAATISRKKSGSFSRRLIKRFSFRSSGKSKGKATNGGASSLDN